The Zalophus californianus isolate mZalCal1 chromosome X, mZalCal1.pri.v2, whole genome shotgun sequence genome window below encodes:
- the LOC113930318 gene encoding actin-related protein 10-like produces MPLYEGLGSGGEKTAVVIDLGEAFTKCGFAGETGPRCIIPSVIKKAGLPKPIKVVQYNINTEELYSYLKEFIHILYFRHLLVNPRDRRVVVIESVLCPSHFRETLTRVLFKYFEVSSVLLAPSHLMALLTLGINSAMVLDCGYGESLVLPIYEGIPVLNCWGALPLGGKALHKELETQLLEQCTVDTGAAKEQSLPSVMGSIPEGVLEDIKVRTCFVSDLKRGLKIQAAKFNIDGNTERPSPPPNVDYPLDGEKILHVLGSIRDSVVEILFEQDNEEKSVATLILDSLIQCPIDTRKQLAENLVVIGGTSMLPGFLHRLLAEIRYLVEKPKYKKALGTKTFRIHTPPAKANCVAWLGGAIFGALQDILGSRSVSKEYYNQTGRIPDWCSLNNPPLEMMFDVGKAQPPLMKRDFSTEK; encoded by the coding sequence ATGCCGCTGTATGAAGGCCTAGGGAGCGGCGGGGAGAAAACGGCAGTCGTGATAGACCTGGGAGAGGCTTTTACCAAGTGTGGATTTGCTGGAGAAACTGGTCCAAGATGCATAATTCCTAGTGTGATTAAAAAAGCTGGTCTGCCTAAGCCTATCAAAGTTGTTCAATATAATATCAATACAGAAGAATTGTATTCCTACCTAAAGGAATTCATCCACATACTGTATTTCAGGCACCTGTTGGTGAACCCTAGAGACCGCCGGGTTGTGGTTATCGAGTCAGTGCTGTGTCCTTCCCACTTCAGAGAGACACTCACCCGGGTTCTTTTCAAGTATTTTGAGGTTTCATCTGTCCTGCTTGCTCCAAGTCATCTAATGGCTCTTCTGACACTTGGGATAAACTCTGCTATGGTCCTGGATTGCGGATATGGGGAGAGCCTGGTGTTACCTATATATGAAGGAATCCCAGTACTAAATTGTTGGGGAGCTCTCCCCCTAGGAGGAAAAGCTCTTCACAAGGAGTTGGAAACTCAGCTACTGGAGCAGTGTACTGTTGACACAGGTGCTGCTAAAGAACAGAGCCTTCCCTCTGTGATGGGTTCAATTCCAGAAGGTGTTTTAGAGGACATTAAAGTGCGCACTTGCTTTGTAAGTGATCTGAAACGTGGATTAAAAATCCAAGCAGCAAAATTTAATATTGATGGGAATACTGAGCGTCCCTCACCACCTCCAAATGTTGACTACCCATTAGATGGGGAGAAGATTTTACATGTTCTTGGATCAATCAGAGATTCAGTTGTGGAGATTCTTTTTGAACAAGATAATGAAGAGAAATCAGTTGCCACTTTAATACTGGATTCCCTTATACAGTGCCCAATAGACACCAGAAAGCAACTAGCAGAGAATTTGGTAGTCATAGGTGGCACATCTATGTTGCCAGGATTTCTCCACAGATTGCTTGCAGAAATAAGGTATTTGGtagaaaaaccaaaatataaaaaagcactTGGCACCAAGACATTCCGAATTCATACTCCACCTGCAAAGGCTAATTGTGTGGCCTGGTTGGGAGGAGCTATTTTTGGGGCACTGCAGGACATACTTGGGAGCCGTTCAGTCTCAAAGGAGTATTATAATCAGACAGGCCGTATACCTGATTGGTGTTCTCTTAATAACCCACCTTTGGAAATGATGTTTGATGTCGGGAAAGCTCAGCCACCACTGATGAAGAGAGACTTTTccactgagaaataa